A stretch of the bacterium genome encodes the following:
- a CDS encoding type II toxin-antitoxin system VapC family toxin: MIFIDANIFMYAAGKPSPEQKPCQKFLEGLLRPTSREKYCINSEVLQEILHRYIAINKREVAFNCFDSIQILDLAILPIGNEELLRARRLLEDYPKLTTRDAIHIACMEVNQITQVATYDLDFEIVPWVKRVKFIS, encoded by the coding sequence ATGATTTTTATTGATGCAAATATCTTCATGTATGCTGCCGGGAAACCAAGCCCCGAGCAGAAACCCTGCCAAAAATTCCTGGAGGGGCTCCTACGACCAACGAGTCGAGAAAAATATTGCATAAATAGTGAAGTTTTACAGGAGATTTTGCATCGTTATATTGCAATCAACAAGCGTGAAGTTGCATTTAACTGCTTTGATAGTATTCAAATCTTAGATCTGGCGATTCTCCCAATTGGAAATGAAGAACTATTACGTGCTAGAAGGCTTCTTGAAGATTATCCAAAACTAACCACTCGAGATGCTATTCATATCGCTTGCATGGAAGTCAATCAAATCACCCAAGTTGCAACTTACGATCTAGATTTCGAAATTGTGCCTTGGGTGAAACGAGTGAAATTTATCTCATAG
- a CDS encoding lytic transglycosylase domain-containing protein, with protein MNLRILKYLWNVAVAATVTYCAYHVFITNKNRLISPFGKNLALVLEARQTSMAVCPGSNRQMHPELRVAVRAAAAKYDLDQTLLLAVVATESACKTDAVSPKGARGAMQVMPATGAEVGTDELERTYDNVFAGASYLRKMLDQFGDEKLALAAYNCGPACVRRAKGIPKNKETSEYVRKVTKLKKEII; from the coding sequence ATGAATTTAAGGATTCTTAAATACCTCTGGAATGTAGCCGTTGCTGCGACAGTTACATACTGCGCCTATCATGTTTTTATCACTAACAAGAATCGATTAATTTCTCCGTTTGGTAAAAATTTGGCTTTAGTTCTCGAAGCACGACAAACAAGCATGGCAGTGTGCCCAGGATCCAATCGGCAAATGCATCCCGAGTTGCGCGTGGCAGTCAGAGCAGCGGCAGCCAAATATGATCTAGATCAGACCTTATTACTTGCCGTTGTCGCAACCGAGTCAGCTTGTAAAACTGACGCAGTTTCCCCAAAAGGAGCTCGCGGAGCAATGCAAGTCATGCCTGCAACCGGGGCAGAAGTTGGGACCGACGAGCTTGAGCGCACGTATGACAACGTTTTTGCAGGCGCAAGCTATTTACGTAAGATGCTTGACCAATTCGGAGATGAGAAATTAGCGCTAGCTGCCTATAATTGCGGCCCTGCTTGCGTGCGGCGTGCCAAGGGCATTCCGAAAAATAAAGAAACATCCGAGTATGTGAGAAAAGTCACAAAACTAAAAAAAGAAATTATTTAG
- a CDS encoding FeoB-associated Cys-rich membrane protein yields MHDELESLVIIVVVILAAFGLFQRLRRSKGEKSCGGCCAEKNKKSETPQSFPK; encoded by the coding sequence ATGCATGATGAACTCGAATCACTGGTAATTATTGTTGTAGTGATACTTGCTGCATTTGGGCTTTTTCAACGTCTGCGTCGCAGCAAAGGGGAAAAATCTTGTGGGGGTTGTTGTGCGGAGAAAAACAAAAAAAGTGAAACGCCCCAGAGTTTCCCTAAATAA
- the feoB gene encoding ferrous iron transport protein B → MRTPFIALVGTPNSGKTTLFNALTGSNYKVANYPGVTVEKKEGALQLPSGKKIILSDLPGIYGIGGSSFDEQITSNIILGLDTHTRTPDLILIIADAINLERNLYLISQLLDQNTPTILCLNMMDEVESAGITIYRDLLEKKTNLPVVSISARTKSGLDELQKKIEDLLALEQKDAPHLLSWNKASEQVREELEHIRTDLESVANSPSPYVLAGAYLSQSIVPASASERELINQARARLITSGIDPFSYEASGRYQWAHSVARDVQRLPELKQFSWRAKIDNFISGKYTGLATFAIMMFCMFQAIFSWSSVPTELLDSLITKISGALIQIIPPGQIQSLLVDGILAGVGSVVVFVPQIALLFLFLGFLEDSGYLARAAVLMDRIMRPFGLQGRGFVPLLNSFGCAIPGILSTRSIPSWADRLTTIMVIPLMSCSARLPVYTLIIAAVIPATTVLGVFSLQSITFFGLYFLGIIGALFVALIMRRGFLHHNPTVFVLELPPLRAPSLRTTLRQVWDQVLGFLKNAGTIIFLCSIILWFLTTYPHYDEPQADIRARSSFAGQLGHILEPALKPLGFNWEIGVGLIAAFAAREVFVSSLATMYNVSTEGENSHSLLQLLKERHLQGDFSIATALSLLVFFVFACQCMSTLSVCYRETRSYKWPIIMFGYLTLLAYLASMLTYNVAYSLGL, encoded by the coding sequence GTGCGCACACCTTTTATCGCACTTGTCGGTACACCAAATTCTGGCAAAACGACCTTATTTAATGCGCTGACTGGTTCTAACTATAAAGTCGCAAATTACCCTGGCGTCACCGTAGAGAAAAAAGAAGGAGCTCTGCAGCTCCCTTCAGGAAAAAAAATCATCCTCTCGGACTTACCAGGCATTTACGGCATTGGCGGCAGTTCCTTTGACGAGCAAATCACCTCAAATATCATACTAGGCTTAGATACCCACACTCGAACCCCGGATTTAATTTTAATTATCGCCGATGCAATTAACCTCGAGCGTAACCTCTATTTGATTTCACAATTACTCGACCAAAACACTCCGACCATTCTTTGCTTGAATATGATGGATGAGGTTGAGTCAGCGGGTATTACAATTTATCGCGATTTACTAGAGAAAAAAACAAATCTGCCTGTTGTCTCAATTTCAGCTCGCACCAAATCTGGACTTGATGAGCTGCAGAAAAAAATTGAAGATCTACTCGCTCTCGAGCAAAAAGACGCGCCGCATCTACTCTCTTGGAATAAAGCATCAGAACAGGTTCGTGAAGAGTTAGAACATATCAGAACAGACCTAGAGAGTGTGGCCAATTCCCCCTCTCCTTATGTTTTAGCAGGCGCCTACTTATCTCAGTCGATCGTGCCCGCAAGCGCAAGCGAGCGTGAATTGATTAATCAGGCGCGCGCGCGATTAATTACAAGTGGAATCGATCCGTTTTCTTACGAAGCTTCAGGACGCTATCAATGGGCGCATAGTGTTGCCCGCGACGTGCAGCGCCTACCCGAATTAAAACAATTTTCATGGCGCGCTAAAATTGATAATTTTATTTCCGGCAAGTACACTGGACTTGCTACGTTTGCAATCATGATGTTTTGCATGTTTCAAGCAATATTTTCCTGGTCGAGCGTGCCAACTGAATTGCTCGATAGCTTAATTACAAAAATTAGTGGCGCACTGATACAAATTATCCCTCCTGGACAAATCCAAAGCCTGCTTGTCGATGGCATTCTCGCAGGAGTAGGCAGCGTAGTTGTCTTTGTTCCGCAGATTGCTTTGCTATTTTTATTCTTGGGATTTTTGGAAGATAGTGGCTACCTGGCACGCGCAGCAGTCTTAATGGACCGCATCATGCGACCCTTTGGCCTGCAGGGTCGTGGATTTGTGCCACTGCTAAATTCTTTTGGCTGCGCAATACCAGGAATTCTTTCAACTCGTTCTATTCCCTCATGGGCCGACCGCCTGACAACAATCATGGTTATCCCACTAATGAGTTGCAGTGCGAGACTGCCAGTCTATACTTTGATCATTGCCGCGGTAATCCCCGCAACCACAGTTTTAGGCGTTTTCTCGCTACAAAGTATAACCTTCTTTGGTCTTTATTTTTTAGGCATTATTGGCGCCTTATTTGTAGCATTAATTATGCGCCGTGGTTTTTTACACCATAACCCAACGGTGTTTGTCTTAGAACTTCCCCCACTGCGTGCGCCGTCCCTTAGAACAACGCTACGACAAGTCTGGGATCAAGTTTTAGGTTTTCTCAAGAACGCCGGGACGATTATTTTTCTTTGTTCAATTATTCTTTGGTTTCTTACCACCTATCCGCATTATGACGAACCCCAAGCCGATATTCGTGCGCGAAGTAGTTTTGCCGGGCAGCTTGGGCATATCCTCGAGCCAGCGCTTAAGCCGCTGGGTTTTAATTGGGAGATTGGCGTTGGCCTGATTGCTGCTTTTGCTGCGCGTGAAGTTTTTGTGAGTAGCCTAGCCACGATGTATAACGTCTCCACAGAGGGCGAAAATTCGCACTCACTCTTGCAATTACTCAAAGAGCGGCACCTACAAGGAGATTTTTCAATTGCAACAGCTTTGTCACTACTGGTCTTTTTTGTCTTTGCTTGTCAGTGTATGTCGACTTTGTCGGTCTGTTACCGAGAAACTCGGTCATATAAATGGCCGATCATTATGTTTGGATATTTAACACTACTTGCTTATCTTGCCTCGATGTTAACCTATAACGTAGCATACAGCCTGGGGCTTTGA
- a CDS encoding ferrous iron transport protein A, with protein sequence MFCEKGKERCLSELKAGESCVVSSVQCECAELKRKLLSLGLTNGREVSVHSIAPLGCPITVSVANTLWSLRKSEASHIRVNDQD encoded by the coding sequence ATGTTCTGTGAAAAAGGAAAAGAGCGCTGTCTGTCTGAACTGAAAGCCGGTGAATCGTGCGTGGTTTCCTCGGTTCAATGTGAATGTGCAGAACTCAAACGCAAACTCCTTTCACTTGGACTAACCAATGGTCGCGAAGTTTCGGTCCATTCAATTGCTCCACTAGGATGCCCAATCACTGTTTCTGTAGCTAATACGCTCTGGTCACTTCGCAAATCTGAAGCAAGCCATATTCGTGTTAACGATCAAGACTAG
- a CDS encoding TetR/AcrR family transcriptional regulator produces MSTTEIPQPDDQGPRERILDASLKLFVGQGYFNTNVPDISKTSRCSVGSIYHHFLNKEEIASCLYKAGIQQFRLALDNSFSEGENFEEALPKVIIAFLKFAEDQELLSRYLWLSRHSEFLSQKISTPTTVGFDSLGRKLARLIRGAMKRGDMAHYEAEIVWNILFGIPLSYVRDWLEGFTKTKPSEIAPVIAQACLAALKAPQKKHKK; encoded by the coding sequence ATGAGCACAACCGAAATCCCCCAGCCAGACGATCAAGGCCCGCGCGAGCGAATCCTTGATGCATCTTTAAAACTCTTCGTTGGGCAAGGATATTTCAACACCAATGTACCTGATATCTCTAAGACTTCCCGCTGCAGTGTCGGTTCTATTTATCACCACTTCCTTAATAAAGAAGAAATTGCATCTTGCCTCTATAAGGCTGGAATTCAGCAATTTAGACTAGCGCTTGATAATTCTTTTAGCGAAGGAGAAAACTTCGAAGAAGCCCTACCTAAGGTGATTATTGCATTCCTAAAATTCGCAGAAGACCAGGAACTACTTTCACGATACCTTTGGCTCTCGAGGCATTCAGAATTTTTATCGCAAAAGATTTCAACCCCAACCACTGTTGGTTTTGATAGTCTCGGGCGCAAGCTTGCCAGACTGATTCGCGGTGCAATGAAGCGCGGCGATATGGCTCACTATGAAGCTGAAATTGTCTGGAACATTCTCTTTGGCATACCACTAAGTTATGTGCGGGACTGGCTTGAAGGTTTTACCAAAACTAAACCTTCAGAAATTGCCCCAGTAATTGCCCAAGCCTGTCTAGCTGCGCTTAAAGCTCCGCAAAAGAAACACAAGAAGTAA
- a CDS encoding integration host factor subunit alpha, producing MEQKDKGCLTKADLIDSVYDNLPFDKQKATQLVEDLIETIKEGLARDDKVMISGFGVFEVKKKKARPGRNPQTGDRIVLAPRNNVKFKPSQILRKDLNGGVDPSGGKDDDY from the coding sequence ATGGAACAAAAAGATAAGGGCTGTCTTACTAAAGCTGATTTAATCGACTCTGTGTATGACAACCTTCCTTTCGATAAGCAGAAGGCTACTCAACTTGTTGAAGATTTAATCGAAACCATTAAAGAAGGTTTGGCGCGTGACGATAAGGTCATGATTTCTGGCTTCGGTGTATTTGAAGTCAAGAAAAAGAAGGCGCGCCCAGGTAGAAACCCTCAAACTGGAGACCGCATTGTGCTTGCTCCGCGCAACAATGTGAAATTCAAACCTAGCCAGATTTTGCGTAAAGATCTCAACGGTGGAGTTGATCCTAGCGGCGGCAAGGACGACGATTACTAA
- the thiC gene encoding phosphomethylpyrimidine synthase ThiC codes for MQFGTSANEYGVKELRKDWVAVRKSDPTPTQLKYARAGVITPEMEHVALREKVSSEFIRAEIASGRLIIPANIKHLELEPMAIGINSTCKINANIGNSPVSSGLDEEVNKLKLAIHHGADTVMDLSTGKNIIPIREAILRNSTVPIGTVPIYEAIEGVKDPLDLSIDDLLAVIERQAEQGVDYMTLHCGILLEHLPLVANRITGIVSRGGSLIAQWMMHHRRQNPLFEFYDDVLEILRRYDVSISLGDSLRPGCLADASDAAQFAELKVLGDLTLRAWEKDVQVMVEGPGHVPLDQIQMNVEKQIEWCHGAPFYVLGPLVTDIAPGYDHITSAIGAAVAGWHGAAMLCYVTPAEHLTLPNAEDVRAGIIAYKIAAHAADIARKRPGARDRDDALSTARYGFDWEKQFELSLDPEMARSRHDETLPDPYFKTAHFCAMCGPKFCSMRISEEVKNWARGQLNSGANTLESAPVA; via the coding sequence GCCGGAGTAATTACGCCAGAAATGGAACACGTTGCTCTACGCGAAAAAGTCAGCAGCGAATTTATTCGTGCTGAAATCGCAAGCGGCCGCTTAATCATCCCCGCAAACATTAAACATCTCGAACTTGAACCAATGGCGATTGGTATTAATTCAACCTGTAAGATCAATGCCAATATCGGTAACTCGCCTGTTTCCTCAGGACTAGATGAGGAAGTGAATAAATTAAAACTTGCAATTCATCACGGCGCAGATACGGTGATGGACTTATCAACCGGGAAAAACATTATCCCCATTCGCGAAGCGATACTGCGCAATTCAACAGTGCCAATCGGCACCGTGCCAATCTATGAAGCAATTGAAGGCGTAAAAGACCCGCTTGATTTATCAATCGATGATTTATTGGCCGTAATCGAACGCCAGGCTGAGCAAGGCGTAGACTACATGACGCTACACTGTGGTATTTTGCTCGAACACTTGCCACTTGTCGCCAATCGCATTACCGGGATCGTCAGCCGCGGCGGAAGCTTAATTGCCCAGTGGATGATGCACCATCGTCGCCAAAACCCGCTTTTTGAATTTTACGACGATGTGCTCGAAATTTTACGGCGCTACGACGTTAGTATTTCTCTGGGTGACAGTTTACGTCCCGGTTGCCTAGCTGATGCTTCCGATGCCGCGCAATTTGCTGAACTAAAAGTTTTAGGAGACTTAACACTGCGGGCCTGGGAAAAAGACGTACAGGTGATGGTCGAAGGCCCGGGACACGTGCCGCTCGATCAAATCCAAATGAACGTTGAGAAACAAATCGAGTGGTGCCATGGCGCACCATTTTACGTGCTCGGTCCACTTGTCACTGATATCGCCCCGGGCTACGATCATATCACTTCGGCAATTGGCGCAGCTGTAGCTGGCTGGCATGGCGCAGCAATGCTTTGTTATGTAACGCCGGCTGAGCACCTCACCTTACCAAATGCTGAAGATGTGCGCGCTGGCATCATTGCCTACAAAATCGCTGCGCATGCGGCTGACATCGCACGCAAGCGTCCAGGAGCTCGTGACCGTGATGACGCGCTCTCAACTGCCCGTTATGGCTTTGACTGGGAAAAGCAGTTTGAACTCTCACTTGACCCTGAGATGGCACGCTCCAGACATGACGAGACTCTTCCCGACCCTTACTTTAAAACGGCCCATTTCTGTGCAATGTGCGGACCTAAATTCTGCTCCATGCGCATTAGTGAAGAGGTAAAAAACTGGGCCCGCGGACAGCTTAATTCAGGCGCAAATACGCTTGAATCGGCACCTGTAGCCTAG